The genomic segment GACACTTCCGCTCAGTTTGAGATCATCATCACCCAAAGAATTcggatatatttatttttggcaATATTCGGAGATAGTAACATGgtaaatttttgaaacttgataTGTTAAAGGTAGTTATTTTGATTCTTGATGTATTTATTTTGGATAAAACtcataaattcattatatataaacaaaacTAAGGCTAGGACGTGAGGATATGCTAATAAGGACGTGTTTCTCTCAATAACTTCTAATTATCATTGACGGTTTTGAATTGTCAATGGGTAGCAGCTTTTGTTCTCTTGCATAATTCTCCTTGAAGATGGCTATGGCAATTGAAAGCATGCACAATATTACTTTTACTCAGTAGTAAaggtaaattttttatttttgaattgattTCTGAATAAAATTGTattgaatcatatatatatttattttatattgttcTGAGAATTATAGCTGATTATTTTTAGCTTGAAGTGGAattcttatttcatgttttttgttAACGTGCAGAACAATGCTTTATTAGAGATagattattttgtttaatgGAGTTACGCAAGCACTTTGCATTGGAGCAATAAGGTAATGCAATGGCCTAATCACATCTTGGGTACCAAATAAACTTACATCATATATTCCGATTAGCTTATTCGATATACGGTACTTATGATGATTTGGCGGTGTTCGGAGATAGTAATATGATAAATTTTCGAAACTTGACTTGTTAAAGTCGTTATTTTGGTTCttgatatgtatttattttggaTAAAACTCATAATTTGGCTATGTTATAAGGTTCATGTTGATTAATTTGTAGACCACAATATTGTCTTCAATCATCTATAGTTGTTGAGACTTATTGTATATATCAACATGCAGTTAGTTTTTCAATTCAAAACCGTAACTTtgaacatcaacatatgaaattAATGGTGTTGCATTCCGGTATCATACTTTGAGAAGGATTGAAACATGGGATAATAGAATCAATCAACCAAAGACGATTATTACTTTTGCTTGCAATTGGAATAACTCCAACTCACCCTATGAATCTCTCGATAACTTTTGATTTGAGTTTTGTCTTtagaattttatttaaattgaaCAGTAGTAAATGTAGGATATTGTATATTTTATTGGTTATTAATTTATTACTTGTAGTTGACTTTAGAATGAcctaatattttccaaaaaaatcacCATTTCTATATTAATGTTAAACTcaaaaaatgattgaatttaGAGCCGATCTATAATATCTGATTACTCaaactttctctctctctctctatatatatatatggttatatatatatataaatatataataggAGCAAAAGTAagcttctttttaaattttaccaCACCAAAAAATTCATGGTGACATAGTGAATATGAAAATTGGTTGAGAAAAAGATGAGATAAATAAGGCACAGAGCCCTGGTTAAAATCAAATCCCAAAATTATTCTTGCCTCAAAATATATGATTGATGTATGAACCTTTCATAAAATAGTAACCAATTCACCGGCGAAACAATCTTCTCTTAATTGTAAGATTTGACCTACATTCAAATTAATAAGGAAGACATCAAGTTCACAGGaactgagaaaaaaataatctaaaatagtATTTTTGTGATACTAACCATATATTCTAAGTTACTTGCCTATATTTGATAGAGTTAGTTACctgtaattaatttttaactTACATATTTTGtgcaaatatttttcaaatataaaaagttaattatattcaaattaaaacttatatatttgtgacaaaaAGACTACATACCTAGCAAGAGATAAGGAAAGTTGGAGGCTTTGAATATGTAATTTTATGCATCTTGCGTTCTTGATTCTTAGATTCATCTTTAAGTTGTTTCCTCACCGTAGTAATGTATATATGTCATAGGACAAAAGCTAATATAAcacaaatatattaaaattacaaaagGCATCTCACAACTTTTTCCTTTGTTGAGTTAGCTAAGTAAGATTAACACAATCATTTTTCACAATcacaattttaaataatattgatgtgattttttgaaaaagaaattgtaTTCACCCAAGGCTAGGGGCTAGGCACAAAGGATAGAGCGGCTGACCAATTCCACCGATAAGGATCGAAAATCTTatggatttttttattttatttttagttttgatTTGATTAATATTTCTTCCTTGTTGAAAGTTTAAGGAAGAAGAAACCAACTGGAAAAGTAAATTTCAATATTTCGTTCAAAATATCCCATGCATTTAGTCTTGATTTGATTAATATTTCTTCCTTAAGGAAGAAGATACCAATTGGGAGAGTAAATCTCAATATTTCGTTCAAAATATTCCATGTTTTATATAAGGAATAATTTCCTTTAATTTAGGGGTAAATATATTAGGTAGTTATTGTTCTTTAACCAGAATGATATATAAGGTAATTGTTTGAAAATACATTTTATAttgataaaattaaaatttaatcattttttagTATTTAAAACTAAATAGTTAACAACGAAACTCCTAATATTAAGGAGCTTAAAGTATATCGCAAAGATTACTAGATTTAACTTCCGATGAACTAATATTTATTAAGACTTTATAGTGTAGAAGGAATATTCCACGCTATAAATGTTTcaataaaattatgatttcagtTAAATAGTTCAAACATGGATGAGCTAACATTGAAAACTtgaaaaagtaattatttcCTTTAATGTTGAGAACAACTCATTACtttctctgtcctaatttatgtggtaCTTTTGGCCggccaaaagttaatttgattaatttgttaaactaaattgaattagatcaacttaatattttaaaattaatatataagatttaaattttaaaaaactaaaCGAAAAATACTGTAAgttgtaattcttctcatgtcaatccgattaagaaaatatttttaaaaatgttagtcaaagtttatatagtttgaatctcgaaaatCTATTTATTTCCATAAGAAGAGCATTGGCGGTGAAAAATAGAACGTAAACagacaatgataataatataatattaagagTTAAATTAGTCaaaacaaatttaaattaaGCATGGGATGAAATAATAGAGGACAAAATCTGTTCTAAATGAGTTGTTATTACTtgctttttataaatttttattttctttcattccAAAAATTGATTCCCCATAGTTTTTATATAGTAAATTATTTGTTTTGGAATATTGTATTAACATTAATAGTCGTTTATCAcacataatttatttttatttgatatactTTATATACTTTATAGTAGACGCATAacacacgtgcaacgcacgtacaGTTAAGACTAGTACTACATATACAACTAACAGATGGCATTCAACCAACCAATTAAATTAAAGGAGTTTATTAGGGTAGAATAATTACTTGAATGCCTGAGTTTCAGGGAGTGATTTTGTCACTGAGAAAGTTGCTCGATCAAATTGCTATCCTTGCAAAAATTCTCCcaggtgtaaaaaaaaaaaaaaaaaaaaaaaaaaagcagttaTATTAATATGGTAAATCGAATATGGATAgctattaaataaaataaccaAAGCTCAAAATGGCTTTATTCATCTATTAgtaatatattattatatgtattTGTACTAACATTATATTAGTTACTTACCTTAACAGTAGTAAATGTATAATTTAATACTTGTAAAAGTAGTTAGATTAGTATGGTAAATTCAACATAGATagcaattaaataaaataaccaCGGCCTCAAAATGGCAACatgcttctctctctctctctctctctctatatatatatatatatatatatatatatatatatatatatatatatatattagttattTACGTTTTTATTTAGGTATTGCCAATATTTATTATTCTTCCAAATTAAATTCACATAAAAAAGGCAGTTAGATTAGTATGGTAAATCTAATATGGAAATCTCAATAATTCATTCATCCTCAAAATCTTAATTTCTCAACATACCTCTAATGGAGATCTAGCCTTTCTCCATCATTTCTTTTgtattatatttttcctttacgtttttctttttacttgtaCTAATTTCAGGGTACTTCCTGGTAGAATAATGTTTCTCTTTTAACAAACACATCTATATCTGCATTGATTCCCTTCTTTGTGTTCTCTACCATGGCCACGAGCGATAATGGTCATCGGCCTTTCCCCGAAGATTTAGATAGGAATATTCTAGTCAGGCTGCCGGTGAAGTCCTTGTTGCGGTTCAAATGTGTCTGCAAGAACTGGTACACTCTTATCAAGAATCCTAATTTTATTAAAGAACACTTGAATAATTGTAGCAAGAACAAATCCCTCCAACTTctgatttatgattatggtgCATCAGATGGTTCCCCTCCCATTACTTTGATTTCTGATCATGGTGTATTCCCTTTACATGAAAATCCTgattattttcaaaggtttAGAGGTATGACGAATATTCTTATAGGTTCTGTTGATGGAATATATCTTTTGGAGAGAGTAAGTGATGACAAATATTCGTATGCGTTGTGGAATCCTGCGATCAGGGAGGTGAGGCCCCTCCCTGAACCCAAAATACCATTTTCCACCAGGGAAGGCTTCTTTGGGTGCGGATTAGACCCCTCAAGTAATGATTATAAGCTTGTTTACTTTATTAAGAATAGATATGCAGCGGTCTATTCATGTTCTAGAGACTCATGGAGAATCTtcgaattcacatttagaatttTCCATCCCGTTAAGAACCGTATTGAAATGTTTGATCTTGGTACTGCTTATCTGAACGGAGCTTATTACTGGATGATAAATGAGTATACACCAGAAGGGGTTAAATGCAGCTTTCTTTCATTTGACTTTAGCAATGAGGTGTTTGGAGAGATTGATGGGCCAGTT from the Lycium ferocissimum isolate CSIRO_LF1 chromosome 11, AGI_CSIRO_Lferr_CH_V1, whole genome shotgun sequence genome contains:
- the LOC132037524 gene encoding F-box/kelch-repeat protein At3g23880-like, with product MATSDNGHRPFPEDLDRNILVRLPVKSLLRFKCVCKNWYTLIKNPNFIKEHLNNCSKNKSLQLLIYDYGASDGSPPITLISDHGVFPLHENPDYFQRFRGMTNILIGSVDGIYLLERVSDDKYSYALWNPAIREVRPLPEPKIPFSTREGFFGCGLDPSSNDYKLVYFIKNRYAAVYSCSRDSWRIFEFTFRIFHPVKNRIEMFDLGTAYLNGAYYWMINEYTPEGVKCSFLSFDFSNEVFGEIDGPVHYFVAKMPILFDDSIALLNYCEDFVYDIWVMIRPGVWNKRFTFQCFPYFKSWYSSTVIFVTKSSRLVSYNVKTQKTTHLGLSYPGLKRLSYEDRCAVYPYKESLVAIKRENE